The Astatotilapia calliptera chromosome 19, fAstCal1.2, whole genome shotgun sequence DNA segment gtgcgtgtgtctgcatgtgtgtgtgtgtgtgtgtgcgtgtctgcatgtgtgtgtgtgtctgtgtgcgtgtgtgtgagcgggcatgtgtgtgtgtgtgtgtgtgcgtgtgtctgtgtgtgtgtgtgtgtgtgcgtgtgtgtgtgtctgtgtgtgtgtgtgtgcgtgtgtctgtgtgtgtgtgtgtgtgtgtctgtgtgtgtctgtgtgtgtgtgtggcgtgtgtctgtgtgtgtgtgtgtctgtgtgtgtgtgtgtgtgtgtgcgtgtgtctgcatgtgtgtctgtgtgtgtgtgtgtgtgtgtgtgtgtgtgcgtgtctgcatgtgtgtgtgtgtgtgtgtgtgtgtgtgtgagcgtgcatgtgtgtgtgtgtgtgtgtgcgtgtgtctgtgtgtgtgtgtgtgtctgtgtgtgtgtgtgcgtgtgtgtgtgtgtgtgtgtgtgcgtgtgtgtgtgtctgtgtgtctgtgtgtgtgtgtgtgtgtgtctgtgtgtgtctgtgtgtgtgtgtgcgtgtgtgtgtgtctgtgtgtctgtgtgtgtgtgtgtgtgtgtgtgtgtgtgtgtgtgtgtgtgtctgtgtgtgtgtctgtgtgtgtgtgtgtgtgtgtctgtgtgtgtgtctgtgtgtgtgtgtctgtgtgtgtctgtgtgtgtgtgtgtgtgtctgtgtgtgtgtgtgtgcgtgtgtgtgtctgtgtgtgtgtgtctgtgtgtgtctgtgtgtgtgtgtgtctgtgtgtgtgtgtgtgtgtgtgtctgtgtgtgtctgtgtgtgtgtctgtgtgtgtgtgtctgtgtgtgtctgtgtgtgtgtgtgcgtgtgtgtgtgtgtgtgtgtgtgtgtgtgtctgtgtgtgtgtgtctgtgtgtgtctgtgtgtgtgtgtgtgtgtgtctgtgtgtctgtgtgtgtgtgtctgtgtgtgtctgtgtgtgtgtgtgcgtgtgtgtgtgtgtgtgtgtgtgtgcgtgtgtctgtgtgtgtgtgtctgtgtgtgtctgtgtgtgtgtgtgtgtgtgtgtgtgtgtgcgtgtgtctgtgtgtgtctgtgtgtgtgtgtgtgtctgtgtgtctgtgtgtgtgtgtctgtgtgtgtctgtgtgtgtgtgtgcgtgtgtgtgtgtgtgtgtgcgtgtgtgtgtgtctgtgtgtctgtgtgtgtgtgtgtctgtgtgtgtgtgtctgtgtgtctgtgtgtgtctgtgtgtgactgtgtgtgtgcgtgtgtgtgtgtgtgtgtgtgtgtgtgtgtgtgtgtgtgtgtgtgtgtgtgtgtgtgtgtgtgtgtgtgtgtgtgtgtgtgtctgtgtgtgtgtctgtgtgtgtgtgtctgtgtgtgtctgtgtgtgtgtgtgtctgtgtctgtgtgtgtctgtgtgtgtgtgtgtgtctgtgtgtgtgtgtgcgtgtgtgtgtctgtgtgtgtgtgtctgtgtgtgtgtgtctgtgtgtgtctgtgtgtgtgcgtgcgtgtgtgtgtgtgtgtgtgtgcgtgtgcgtgtgtctgtgtgcgtgcctgtgtgtgtgtgtgcgtgtgtctgtgtgtgtgtgtgcgtgcgtgcctgtgtgtgtgtgtgtgtgtgtgtgtgtgtgtgtgtgtgtgtgtgcgtgtgcgtgtgtctgtgtgcgtgcctgtgtgtgtgtgtgtgcgtgtctgtgtgtgtgtgtgcgtgtgtgtgtgtgtgtgtgtgtgtgtgcgtgtgtctgtgtgtgtgtgtgcgtgtgtgtctgtgtgtgtgtgtgtgtgtgtgtgtctgtgtgtgtgtgtgtgtgtctgtgtgtgtgtgtgcgtgcctgtgtgtgtgtgtgtgtgtgtgtgtgtgtgcgtgtgtctgtgtgtgtgtgtgtgtgtgtgcgtgtgtgtgtctgtgtgtgtgcgtgtgtctgtgtgtgtgtgtgtgtgtgtgcgtgtgtgtgtctgtgtgtgtgtgtgtgtgtctgtgtgtgtgtgtgtgtgtgtgtgcgtgtgtgtgtctgtgtgtgtgtgtgtgtgcgtgcctgtgtgtgtgtgtgtctgtgtgtgtgtgtgtgcgtgtgtctgtgtgtgtgtgtgtgtgtgtgtctgtgtgtgtgtgtgtgtgtctgtgtgtgtgtgtgtgtgtgtgtgcgtgtgtgtgtctgtgtgtgtgtgtgtgtgtctgtgtgtgtgtgtgtgtgtgtgtgcgtgtgtgtgtctgtgtgtgtgtgtgcgtgtgtgtgtctgtgtgtgtgtgtgtgcgtgtgtctgtgtgtgtgtgtgtgtgtgtgcgtgtgtgtgtctgtgtgtgtgtgtgtgtgtctgtgtgtgtgtgtgtgtgtgtctgtgtgtgtgtgtgtgtgtgtgtgtgcgtgtgtgtgtctgtgtgtgtgtgtgcgtgtgtgtgtctgtgtgtgtgtgtgtgtgtgtgtctgtgtgctttttGGGGCTTTGAGAGGTGaaaacattacaccggttttagaatcgctgcactggctccccgtgtgtttcaggatcgattttaaagttcttttattggtttttaaatgtcttaatggtcttgggccttcttatctctcagatctgcttttaccatacgaaccctcgcggaccctgaggtcctctggtactggccttttgattgtccctaaagtcaggacacatactcacggagaggcagcttttcagtggtatggtcctcgtctgtggaacagcctgccggaggagctcagggccgcagagaacgtacatgtttttaagaacaggctcaagacccacctttttaatttagcttttacttagcgtttatttattttttatgcttatttattctatcctgttattctattattaatttaggatttacctaatatttattgattttattcttattcatattttaatcttcctactctatttatatttatatttatattgtatcctgttcttatttattctatcctgttattctattattaatttaggctttacctaatatttattgattttattcttattcattttttaatcttcttactctatttatatttatatttatattgtatcctgttcttatttattttatcattttaccctgtatatatcgtattgtgtcatatctccagtgtttcctcggagggcgctctctgcaccggggctgttattgaccgtggctgctgggtctctgggggtcctctcagcctggttggggggctccttggcctccctcctgctgtgtgcccagcccggaggctgcggtctgtgaccggctcccggtgcacaCGGCTCTCTGTTataatgtttcctcacttggctcatgcgagcccagcccaatttttactctttaagtgtgcgcgtgtgtgtatgtgtgtgtgggtggggggatatatgtgtattgagagtgtggggagtgagttggagggtggggtgggctgcttttaactatgtaaagcactttgtgctacattttttctgtatgaaaagtgctttataaataaagattgattgattgattgaaaacATGGGGAGAAGAAGATTCTGCAGCACTGCCGTGTtttgtttctgctgcaacaGGTGATGGAAGCCGACTCTCTGCTGGTCAGTCTCCGCATGGAGGCTGCTTACATCAAGAAACTTTTCTCTTTTAACTGGGTGTGCCAGTTCGGTCTGGTGGAAAATATCGAGGTGGTGGTGCAGGAGTACCGGCAGAGCCGCGGGTTGCTGGTATGCAGTCGCACACACATGAGACTATATACAGTGTACACACTGTCAGGCTTTACTGGCtaatctgtgtgtttgcagcccGTCCGTCTCTGTGTACTGGGCCCTCCTGCAGTAGGTAAAACCACAGTGTCCAAAAAGATCTGCGAATATTACCGACTCCATCACGTCACAGTGAAAGGCACCGTCTCTGACACCATCGCCCGGCTGGTGAGCTCTTTACTTTCTCCTCCAAATCAATCAGAACTGAGTACAGCTGTAGCATTGTAATCTGCTTTCCCTTCAGGAACATGCTGTCAGGAATCCTGATCCCGGTGAAGGGCAGTCCACACAAGAGGCCCAGGAGCAGCTGAGCATGATGAAGGAACGCCTGGAACAGAACCCAGGTACGGCTTCAGATAACGAGGTCTGGAGGTGTTGGCACTCGAGTCGTGACTGAGGGCAGTGTGTTTATCTGTCGAGAGGGTAATTTCTAGTTTTAATTATTAAGAAccagaaatgtgtttgtttgtttttaagtataTGTTTGGTGTTTGTGAGGCAGTCGCACTCACGTAAGCTACGGAGGAAGCTCATATACAGTTtcataagattttaaaaatatctgaagaagcaaaatacaaacaagcagcaacaacATGCTGTTTCACTGCGACATCAGTCATGCAGTGAGACAAGACCCTGCTACTTGTACTATCGCAGTAAATCCAAGCAGCAGTACTGCATGTGACCCACGCCCTGTTTCACACACCCCACACCTGCGACTCCATCACCTGGTGTCAGAACTGGTCTGGTCCCCGTTCTTTCCGAGCTCCTTAGATGATAATCGTCCTAACTTCAGTCTGAAGCAGCAGACCTGACATCTCCTCCTTCCAGAGTTCTGGGTTATGTCTTCATGTTTTCTGTATAGAACTAATTCATGTGTCTGTCTACACATTGGGTGAGTGTCGAGTATTTGGTGGTGtatatggggtgggaatgcacgtttgtgtccgCGTGcgtgcctgttcgtctgtgtctatatgtcaggttgggtcttagactccacctctctgggtacatctcaggccctctaaagtacggaggcctatctcccctcaccacactccctgctggtggctgatgccctcagacgttggtgtgttggtggtccttgtcgtctggggctgggcgctcatgtatgtaccggctcactcctggtggccgattggcggggccgggcgcctgtggcccggctgggctccttccggggggtggggtgccctcagacctccggcctctgggcctgaagctcggtcctctctggcacagctggctgccggcagagcccgcgggcacgccactgcaaccccctctgacctctgctccgtagctgctgggtgacctctcctttggggctctactcagctcttcccaggagggtggcacggttccccccctttggtggtcctcctcgggtcctcgtactctgggACCTCTGGATGTCGGGGgcttggatctcctccatacctgcttcatgccctggaggacggggctgtggcccccccacactccctagcagatcgttacatggagaaacctttggaatacaagcatgctgatccacacaggtatgcacacaggtgtacacacgggtattcacagacgcggactacagctttcttggctgctgcctcaaagcacattgtgcgctgtctatcttgcgtgctgcacaatatcgtttattatttagtatctactgatatctactggtagatagtttattgtgatggtgccgttttttttattatgttgctctttgttgtttgctttctcttctgttttttttctccatacaggtgatccaggtgtttgtttgtttgttttctttcttccccccttctcaccgtctcttctcccctttggttttctttctctccctctctttctttcattctttctccctgtcctatcccccagtcatgtctgtcccgtttgtagcaaaacaaaataaatacataattataatcaaggtcaatcaaatggaccaatatggcaaggccatgatgatccacttggtaaaataaatctgcttggcatctttcttggccttaagacaacaattctgatgctaaagatccaaacgggacacacaaaaaaagaaaaaagaactaaTTCATGACTCTAACTTCTGCATTAATATTTAACCTAATGTAATCTTAGCTGCTTCAGTATTTATGACAGTATTTCTGACTGTAACACATTCAGTTGATGCTGGTAAACATTTAGACGGGTTTGCTCGTGTCAGCGTACAAAACTGCCGCTCCTGTGATTGTCTGGCTTTGACCTGACGTGCTAATGGCTCTGCAGCCAGCCCAGGTACGATACAGCAGGTGACTGCGCCTCCTCAGAGGGATCAGACAGCAAACCAGAGCTATGTTCTTTATGTAAAAGCCATCTGATCAGACCCAAAACCACGTCTCTTCATCACTTCACGTTTGTTCAGCAGAGCCCAGCATGTTATGGACACCGGGTGGCTGTAAAACACTGATGTTGTGTTTCAGCTGCTAATCAATCCTGTCAGATCTGCATACAcgactgtgtttgttttctacaTTCATGAGGGACATTTGGTCTGTTTCCATGTTTCTTTGGTGCTCTATGCAGACTCTGGAATAGTCAGATTTAATTCAGTTTGTtaacttttttaaacttgacTGGGAAAAAGCTTCTTCAGGACTGTAGCTCACTTTTCTGCACCTCAGACAGCAACTGTTTGAAGCAGCTTGTATTATATGCAGATCAAACGTGAACATTTCTCTGTACGGTGACAGAGTTCAGCCTTTATATTGGCTTTGAGTGCTCTGCACTTTGCTGGGTGCTGTGTTTGTGCCTCGGTCAGAGACTTGGTGTGTGTCCTCCACCTGTGTGTGaggtgtctgcatgtgtgtgtgtgcagctgcagGGACATGCTGGGAGTTTATGGTTAGCTCTCACAAAGTGAGCATGATGTGAGTTCGGCAGGTTTTTGCACATGCTGCAGGATAAATCGGGTAATTACAGATTTATCTGTATTATGGGAAACGATCtgctgctgtgaacagtgtTCGGATTGGATGGTTttgtcacatgatcacatggaCTATTTGCACAGATTGGTATTATTGTCTGATCTTTGCTATTGTCGCGCCTCGAGGCATCAGTTGAATAGAAACATGAATCCCGCAGGTCTGGAGGAGGAGCTGCTGTTGAACGTGATGAGGGACGAGCTGATGACTCACCCGTGTAAAAACCAGGGTTATGTGTTGGAGGACTTTCCCCAAACACGTGAACAAGCCAAAGAGCTCTTTGACGGTGAGTCGGACACCCCGAGGCTCTTGCACGTCAGGGCCTCACCTGCTCACTCACTCTTCTCTTCTCCAGGTAAAGAAGAGGATGCAACATCCCAGAATTCTTTAACCAGCATTATACCCGGTACCTGCAGGGAGCTGTGACTcagatccttttatttctcatttaacaacaacagtaacagaTGTGCAGCCTGCTCCATCAGTAACAGTTGTCTTGTGTGGCCACAGAGTTTGTGTTGTGCCTGAAGGCCACAGAGGCCTTCCTGTTGGATCGAGTGCTCAACCTGCCCGAGAGCCGCGTGCAGGAACACAACTGCGAGCCAGAGAACTTCTCGAGGCGGCTGGCTGCTTACAACGAGAAACAGTCGGAGGATGATGTGGTCCTCAACTACTTTTATGAGCATGACATCATCCCTCTGCAGTTTGGTAACCCGTGAAGAGAGACTGCATCACTTGTGAGGGGGAAATCTTTCTTAGTGTTGCTAAAAGTCTCTGTGCTCCTCGTCTGCAGAGATCAGCAGCAACGCTGAAGCAGACTGCCTGCCTCTGATGCAGAAGGTCATTGACATGGTGGGCCAGCCCAGAAACTACGGTCCCAGCAGCCaggaggtgaaggaggaggagaggaggaaggctGGCGAGAGGCTGAGGAGAGAAGCCCAGGAGAGAGCAGAGGTGGAGCAGATGGAGGCCGACGAGGCCAGAGCCAGGGCTGCACGCTGGGCTGAGTGGGTAGGTGGAGGAGAAAGACGAGGCGCTGTTAACgacatataaaacacatttcctaACAATGAGCAGAGGAGTGCGCTGTGAAGAGCTCTGCTTTAACAAGCAGACAGTCAGTGTCACTCTGCTGGCCATGACGGATACACACCAGAAGAGGCAACAAGCTGAACTATTCTCTACATGTCTCTGTGTATTAGACTAAGAAGCTGGAGCAGGtgaggcagcaggaggaggaggagctggaggccACGTCGCGCCCCATGAGGGGCTACCTGATGGAACAGGTAGTGCCCACGCTGAGCCAGGGTCTGACTGCATGCTGCCGAGCTCAACCACAGGACCCCGTGGACTTCCTGGTATTTCACTGCCCACAGATTATTGCCTGGTCGTTAGCGTCTCCTCCACGTGGCGTTAATCGTGATGGCGTACGTCTCCTTGTCTTTCAGGCAGAGTACTTGCTGAAGAACAACCCTTTTGAAGCCGATCACGAGCAGCTTTCCTAGCCGAGGAGAATTTCCTTTGAGTCTTTGAGACTCGTCAGAGCATTTCAGTCGTCACACGCCAAGTGTCCCCAACTCCATGCTGGGATTTTGATTAGGTGTGATTTGTAAGTGGCCCATTCTCCTGCCCCTGTTGCATTCATACACG contains these protein-coding regions:
- the ak7b gene encoding adenylate kinase 7 isoform X2; this translates as MAQPETTRVFLNNVDSYASRHIAQRLDRDELLSKLMGCDVVIYNVTQHADQVEEALWAASALHSEVEHFSGPKMFILISTIMTWACSKPADPDDLELPFTDAIFWSRRAHPNFERHIDLEKRVVKMGKTDRQLFSTYVVAAGLQYGMGEQIFHYFFKKSWLGEDGPVFGDGENIVPTIHIHDLASVVCSVIQHQPRPYYLLAVDDSNNTMEEIVKKIASVLGPGKIQKKPSEDAFLTKDLSVMEADSLLVSLRMEAAYIKKLFSFNWVCQFGLVENIEVVVQEYRQSRGLLPVRLCVLGPPAVGKTTVSKKICEYYRLHHVTVKGTVSDTIARLEHAVRNPDPGEGQSTQEAQEQLSMMKERLEQNPGLEEELLLNVMRDELMTHPCKNQGYVLEDFPQTREQAKELFDGKEEDATSQNSLTSIIPEFVLCLKATEAFLLDRVLNLPESRVQEHNCEPENFSRRLAAYNEKQSEDDVVLNYFYEHDIIPLQFEISSNAEADCLPLMQKVIDMVGQPRNYGPSSQEVKEEERRKAGERLRREAQERAEVEQMEADEARARAARWAEWTKKLEQVRQQEEEELEATSRPMRGYLMEQVVPTLSQGLTACCRAQPQDPVDFLAEYLLKNNPFEADHEQLS
- the ak7b gene encoding adenylate kinase 7 isoform X1; its protein translation is MAQPETTRVFLNNVDSYASRHIAQVLSGSVAGAAVNTSSDVEAELVSNHKRTFQVVGTVSHPSAVERPHVVEQYTRLDRDELLSKLMGCDVVIYNVTQHADQVEEALWAASALHSEVEHFSGPKMFILISTIMTWACSKPADPDDLELPFTDAIFWSRRAHPNFERHIDLEKRVVKMGKTDRQLFSTYVVAAGLQYGMGEQIFHYFFKKSWLGEDGPVFGDGENIVPTIHIHDLASVVCSVIQHQPRPYYLLAVDDSNNTMEEIVKKIASVLGPGKIQKKPSEDAFLTKDLSVMEADSLLVSLRMEAAYIKKLFSFNWVCQFGLVENIEVVVQEYRQSRGLLPVRLCVLGPPAVGKTTVSKKICEYYRLHHVTVKGTVSDTIARLEHAVRNPDPGEGQSTQEAQEQLSMMKERLEQNPGLEEELLLNVMRDELMTHPCKNQGYVLEDFPQTREQAKELFDGKEEDATSQNSLTSIIPEFVLCLKATEAFLLDRVLNLPESRVQEHNCEPENFSRRLAAYNEKQSEDDVVLNYFYEHDIIPLQFEISSNAEADCLPLMQKVIDMVGQPRNYGPSSQEVKEEERRKAGERLRREAQERAEVEQMEADEARARAARWAEWTKKLEQVRQQEEEELEATSRPMRGYLMEQVVPTLSQGLTACCRAQPQDPVDFLAEYLLKNNPFEADHEQLS